In Deltaproteobacteria bacterium, the genomic stretch AGAAGCTCGGAATAATAGTTCTGCGCCTGCGCAAGCCGGTCGCGAAGGATCGCGAGTTGAATCAGGCGCGCGAGCGCCATTCCGTAATATTTGTTCTTGGCTCCCTGCGACCGGATCTCGAGAAAACGCTTCTCGGATTCGTCCTGATACCCCGCGTTGAACAGAGAATCGGCGAGATAGAAATGCGCATCCGTGTAGATCGCGAGTTGCTGCGCGCTCGGGTGCGTGACGATCGCCTGAAAAATCTCGGCCGCTCCGATGTAGTCACGCACGAGGAAGTGGAAATCGCGGCCCGCGACGAACCGCCGCTGGAGCATCAGCTTGTCGCGCTCGAACGCCTCGCGGGAAAAATTGGCCGTGAGATCGTCGACCTGGGCACCCAGGTCGTTCACGCGCTTTTCGATATCGTCGACGTCATCCTCGATCTGATTCTCGGCATCCGACTTCGACCACGACGGCGACGCGGCCAGAAGAACCAGCGCAAGGACCGTCAGGGTTATGGGCCATCGACGCAAGACGTCATTCCTTTTCGAATCGGACCTGGAGCCGGTCCCGGAGGCTGGTCAGGAACGCGCCCTGATCGTAGCTCGTGACCTTGAGCGTCACGACATCGCCTTCCTGCACCGTGAACACATACCGGGCTTTCACCTTGAACAGATACTGGCTCAGATAGCTGAACAGCCCGTAACCCTTTCCGCGGTAGACCATGTCCACCGTGAGCAGGTGTTCGCCGGGCAGAAGGCTTCCGTCGTACACCGGCGCGGCCTTGAGGTTTTCGAGATCGTTGTCGTCGCTCGAGACGGCCGTGTAGATCTCGTAACCGTCGAGCATGTAAGTCATCGTTTCGAGCTGAAATGTCGCGCCGACCTCGTGCGTGTGAAGGATCGAGAACGAGATCAGGGAGACCGATCCCATGCGGAGCTGGTCGAGGAGTTGTTTCAGGCTGGCCTTGCTCTTGAGCACGCGGTCCCGAACGGCCTCGAGCCGCTCTTCGAACTGCTTCATTTCCTCGGGAGAAAGTTTTTCGACTTCGACCTGGGTCGAAGACGATCCCGTCGGCAAACTGGACTCGCCGTCGTCGGACTGCGCGTATGCGTAAGACGCCGCGGCAAGACCCACCGCGAGCGCGAACGCGCAAGCCAACAGCCCCGATCGCAACGCGTGTTTCATCTTCGCGTGTTGCATGGTCGCGTGTTGCATTGTAGCTCCCCGACCTTTGTCGGTCCGTGGTTTTCGCGATTCTTCGACATGCATTCTACGGCCAAAATGACGGGCCGAGCATCCGTTCGACGCCCAATCCCGAAGCTGCGCAGGAAACCTGGGAATCCCTCCAATCTCCGCGCAAACTTGGACCTTCGGCCCAAGTCGGGACCCCAATGTTCCGCATCCTTCGCATGATAATGGCGACCCTTCGTTGCGTCAAGGGTCTTGACCGAAAAGAAAAAGGCGAAATTTTCCTCTATTGACAAGGGGTTAGGGATTTTCCAGAACTGAATGGACGATTTGGTCATTTTTTCAGTTTACGCCGAAAATCGGCTTCGCGACCTCTCGGAAAGATGACTCAAGTTGTTAATATTATTGCATATTTCGTGATCGCTCGCAGGAGAATTCCGTGGAATACCGCCTCTGCGTGAAATGCGACCCGGATTGGACCGACGTCGTCGGCAATCGTTTCTTCGAAATCGGGATGCGCGGCCTGGAGATCGCGACCGAGACGCCCATCGCCGAGTTGAACTCTTACTGCGACAGCGAGGACAGCGCTCGCGCCTACGCCGAAGCGATCGCCGGGTATTTGCGGTCGCTCGCGGCACTATGGCCCGATGCGACGGCGTGGAGCGTCGATGTCGCTCCGCTCGCGGGCGTCGACTGGGCCAACGAATGGAAGAAGTACTTCAAGCCGGTCCGAATTTCGGAGCGCATCGTGGTTCGGCCGTCGTGGGAAACCTACGACGCGACGGGCGACGATCTCGTGATCGTGATCGACCCGAAGATGGCGTTCGGCACGGGGGGGCACGAGACGACGACGCTCGCGCTGCGCGCGCTGGAGCGGCTTCGCGACGAGGGAGTCATCGATGCTGCGACTCCCGTGATTGATATCGGCACGGGAACGGGAATCCTCGCGATTGCGGCCGTAATGCTCGGTGCTCCGCGCGCGTTCGGCGTCGATACGGACCCGGTGGCGATCGAATGCGCCGTGGAGAACGCTGGGCTCAACGGCGTGTCGGAGCGCGCCGCGTTCGTCGTGGGCGGGGCGGACGCGATCAGCGAGGCGTTTCGGGTCGTGGTTGCGAATATCGACGCGCCGACGCTGGGCGCCATCGCTCCCGCGGTGGCGGACCGCGTCGAACCCGGTGGGCGACTTGCGCTGACCGGATTGCTCGAAGCCGGCGCAAACGAGATCGAGTCGCGATTTGTCGCGATGGGATTTCTCCCCCGACGCCGCGACGCGCTCGGCGAATGGCGGCTGATCGAACTGGAGCGTGCGAAATGAACGTCCGACGCGCCGATCTGACACGGCACCTGGTCGAGTACGTCCCCGCGATCGGTGAGGCCGTCCGGCTTTCGCCCCGTGAGCGCCGGCATGTCGAAAAGGTGCTGAGACTCGGTCCCGGCGACGAGGTCGAGGTCTTCGACGGCGCGGGGCGGGCGGCGCGGGCGATTCTGATCGTTCACGGCGACGGCGGAATCGCCGCGCGCGTGGAAGAACATCTTCAACCGGGCGCCTCGACGATTCCCCGCGTCACCGCCGTTTGCGGACTCATCAAGGGCGACCGGCAATTCGATCTCGTCGAAAAACTGGTGGAAGTTGGCGTTTGGGGGATTCGCCTCTTTCGTGCGGATCGTTCGATTCGCCGGCCGAGCCCCGAGCTGCCCCGGCGGGTCGCCGATCACGCCGAGTCCGCGGCCAAGCAGTGCGGACGGCCGGACCTCCCGCGCGTCGAGATCGCGGCGGACCTGGAGTCGGCGCTCGGAAACCTCGAGGTTTCGCACGGTTTCGTCTTCGAGCGGTCGGCGTCGGCCCTTTTTTCCGCGTCGGATGTCGATC encodes the following:
- a CDS encoding 16S rRNA (uracil(1498)-N(3))-methyltransferase; this encodes MNVRRADLTRHLVEYVPAIGEAVRLSPRERRHVEKVLRLGPGDEVEVFDGAGRAARAILIVHGDGGIAARVEEHLQPGASTIPRVTAVCGLIKGDRQFDLVEKLVEVGVWGIRLFRADRSIRRPSPELPRRVADHAESAAKQCGRPDLPRVEIAADLESALGNLEVSHGFVFERSASALFSASDVDPFAHSVFVVGPEGGLTQTEILTAGRLGFAPRSLPLPVLRADTAAVVCASLLMFAAGERPKPEP
- a CDS encoding 50S ribosomal protein L11 methyltransferase → MEYRLCVKCDPDWTDVVGNRFFEIGMRGLEIATETPIAELNSYCDSEDSARAYAEAIAGYLRSLAALWPDATAWSVDVAPLAGVDWANEWKKYFKPVRISERIVVRPSWETYDATGDDLVIVIDPKMAFGTGGHETTTLALRALERLRDEGVIDAATPVIDIGTGTGILAIAAVMLGAPRAFGVDTDPVAIECAVENAGLNGVSERAAFVVGGADAISEAFRVVVANIDAPTLGAIAPAVADRVEPGGRLALTGLLEAGANEIESRFVAMGFLPRRRDALGEWRLIELERAK